From Amycolatopsis sp. cg9, one genomic window encodes:
- the pheT gene encoding phenylalanine--tRNA ligase subunit beta, producing MRVPVSWLTEHLDLAEEVTPQDLADAFVRIGVEVDDLSELGPVTGPLVVGRVAEIEELTEFKKPVRFCRVDVGEPADEAEELDDEDEDEDDEAGEFDEGPHGIKTRGIICGARNFTEGDLVVVALPGAVLPGDFEIASRKTYGRISDGMICSARELGLGDDHTGILVLPSGTASPGDDAQELLGLNDTVIELAPTPDRGYALSIRGLARELSNALDVPFGDPALLEVPAAEGDAWPVHVEDPEGCPRFVLRRVTGLDATAPTPWWMRRRLMLAGIRSISLAVDVTNYVMLELGHPLHAFATKAIQGDLVVRRAEAGEKLTTLDDVERTLDPDDIVIADDSGVISLAGTMGGASTEITTESTDVLLEAAHWNPAAISRTARRHKLFSEAAKRFERFTDPQLCPAAVELAARLLRQYGDASIRPGRTDEGAVEPNPPVVMPINLPDKVAGVNYQRGVTVRRLTQIGCKVSVSTGDDGTGLVTAIPPSWRGDLRQPADLVEEVLRLEGYDSIPSTLPAAPAGRGLTDAQRRVRSVSRALAESGYIEVRPFPFVSDTVWDAFGLPADDVRRNAVVVRNPLEADRNRLATTLLPGLLDTLQRNVSRGMKDVSLYHIGQVVLPAPNPLKVPDLGVEGRPTDEELALLEAAVPQQPLHVAVVLAGNRHRAGWWGAGEPASWADAVQAARTIAEAAGVELTVQATDLPPWHPGRCAQLRVGDWPVGHAGELHPKVVEALGLPPRTVAMELDLDAIPLPDSRPAPSVSGYPPVLLDVALVAKSEVPSADLAAVLREGAGELLEDITLFDVYAGEQVGEGKRSLAYKLRFRAADRTLTVDEATKARDAAVAAAGERFEAALRA from the coding sequence GTGCGAGTCCCAGTCAGCTGGCTGACCGAACACCTCGATCTAGCTGAGGAGGTCACGCCGCAGGACCTGGCCGACGCCTTCGTGCGGATCGGGGTCGAGGTCGACGACCTGAGCGAGCTCGGGCCGGTCACCGGCCCGCTCGTCGTCGGCCGGGTCGCCGAGATCGAAGAGCTCACCGAGTTCAAGAAGCCGGTCCGGTTCTGCCGCGTCGACGTCGGCGAGCCCGCCGACGAAGCCGAGGAGCTCGACGACGAGGACGAAGACGAGGACGACGAAGCCGGCGAGTTCGACGAGGGCCCGCACGGCATCAAGACCCGCGGCATCATCTGCGGCGCGCGCAACTTCACCGAGGGCGACCTGGTCGTCGTCGCGCTGCCCGGCGCCGTCCTGCCCGGCGACTTCGAAATCGCCTCCCGCAAGACCTACGGCCGCATCAGCGACGGCATGATCTGCTCGGCCCGCGAGCTCGGCCTCGGCGACGACCACACCGGCATCCTCGTGCTGCCGTCGGGCACGGCGAGCCCGGGCGACGACGCCCAGGAGCTCCTCGGCCTGAACGACACGGTCATCGAGCTGGCCCCGACCCCGGACCGCGGCTACGCGCTGTCGATCCGCGGCCTCGCGCGCGAACTGTCGAACGCGCTGGACGTCCCCTTCGGCGACCCGGCACTGCTCGAGGTCCCGGCGGCCGAGGGCGACGCGTGGCCGGTCCACGTCGAGGACCCGGAAGGCTGCCCGCGGTTCGTGCTGCGCCGCGTCACCGGCCTGGACGCGACCGCGCCGACCCCGTGGTGGATGCGCCGCCGGCTGATGCTGGCCGGCATCCGGTCGATTTCGCTGGCCGTCGACGTCACGAACTACGTGATGCTCGAGCTCGGCCACCCGCTGCACGCGTTCGCCACCAAGGCCATCCAGGGCGACCTGGTGGTCCGGCGCGCCGAGGCGGGCGAGAAGCTCACCACATTGGACGACGTCGAGCGCACCCTCGACCCGGACGACATCGTCATCGCCGACGACAGCGGCGTCATCTCGCTGGCGGGCACGATGGGCGGTGCGAGCACCGAGATCACGACGGAGAGCACCGACGTGCTCCTCGAAGCGGCGCACTGGAACCCGGCCGCGATCAGCCGCACCGCGCGCCGCCACAAGCTGTTCTCGGAGGCCGCGAAGCGCTTCGAGCGGTTCACCGACCCGCAGCTGTGCCCGGCCGCCGTCGAGCTGGCCGCCCGCCTGCTGCGCCAGTACGGCGACGCCTCGATCCGTCCGGGCCGCACCGACGAGGGCGCGGTCGAGCCCAACCCGCCGGTCGTCATGCCGATCAACCTGCCGGACAAGGTCGCGGGCGTGAACTACCAGCGCGGCGTCACGGTCCGCCGCCTCACCCAGATCGGCTGCAAGGTCTCGGTGAGCACGGGCGACGACGGCACCGGCCTGGTCACGGCGATCCCCCCGAGCTGGCGCGGCGACCTGCGCCAGCCCGCCGACCTCGTCGAAGAGGTCCTGCGGCTGGAGGGCTACGACAGCATCCCGTCGACGTTGCCGGCCGCCCCGGCGGGCCGCGGCCTGACCGACGCCCAGCGGCGCGTCCGGAGCGTTTCCCGGGCCCTCGCCGAGTCTGGGTACATCGAGGTGCGCCCGTTCCCGTTCGTCAGCGACACGGTGTGGGACGCCTTCGGCCTGCCGGCGGACGACGTCCGCCGCAACGCGGTCGTGGTCCGCAACCCACTGGAGGCCGACCGCAACCGGCTGGCCACCACGCTGCTGCCGGGCCTGCTGGACACGCTGCAGCGCAACGTGTCCCGCGGGATGAAGGACGTCTCGCTGTACCACATCGGCCAGGTCGTGCTGCCCGCGCCGAACCCGCTGAAGGTCCCGGACCTCGGCGTCGAGGGGCGCCCGACCGACGAGGAGCTGGCCCTCCTGGAAGCGGCGGTCCCGCAGCAGCCCCTGCACGTCGCGGTGGTCCTCGCCGGCAACCGCCACCGCGCGGGCTGGTGGGGTGCTGGAGAACCGGCGAGCTGGGCCGACGCGGTCCAGGCCGCCCGCACGATCGCGGAGGCGGCCGGCGTCGAGCTGACGGTCCAGGCGACCGACCTCCCGCCCTGGCACCCGGGCCGCTGCGCCCAGCTCCGCGTCGGCGACTGGCCGGTCGGCCACGCCGGCGAGCTGCACCCGAAGGTGGTCGAGGCTCTCGGCCTGCCGCCGCGGACGGTCGCGATGGAGCTGGACCTGGACGCGATCCCGCTGCCGGACTCCCGCCCCGCCCCGAGCGTGTCGGGCTACCCGCCGGTGCTCCTCGACGTCGCCCTGGTGGCGAAGTCGGAAGTACCGTCGGCCGACCTCGCGGCGGTGCTGCGCGAGGGAGCGGGCGAGCTCCTCGAGGACATCACGCTGTTCGACGTGTACGCGGGCGAGCAGGTCGGCGAGGGCAAGCGCTCCCTGGCGTACAAGCTCCGATTCCGAGCAGCCGACCGCACCCTGACGGTCGACGAGGCCACCAAGGCCCGCGACGCGGCAGTGGCAGCGGCCGGCGAGCGCTTCGAGGCGGCCTTGCGCGCCTGA
- the infC gene encoding translation initiation factor IF-3 — protein MWAPGRNENRKHSSDQGGPISSETRINDRIRVPEVRLVGPAGEQVGIVRIEDALRLAQENDLDLVEVAPQARPPVCKLMDFGKFKYESAQKARESRRNQQLTVIKEQKLRPKIDQHDYETKKGHVSRFLAAGNKVKVTIMFRGREQSRPELGFRLLQKLADDVTELGFVESSPKQDGRNMIMVLAPHKNVKPKAKAEAAPEA, from the coding sequence ATGTGGGCACCAGGTCGAAACGAGAACAGGAAACATTCCTCGGACCAAGGAGGCCCCATCAGCTCCGAGACACGCATCAACGACCGAATCCGGGTGCCGGAGGTCCGACTCGTCGGGCCCGCCGGTGAACAGGTCGGCATCGTCCGGATCGAGGATGCGCTGCGCCTGGCGCAGGAGAACGATCTCGACCTCGTCGAGGTCGCGCCGCAGGCCCGCCCGCCGGTGTGCAAGCTCATGGACTTCGGCAAGTTCAAGTACGAGAGCGCGCAGAAGGCCCGCGAGTCGCGGCGCAACCAGCAGCTGACCGTCATCAAGGAACAGAAGCTGCGCCCCAAGATCGACCAGCACGACTACGAGACCAAGAAGGGTCACGTGTCGCGCTTCCTGGCGGCGGGCAACAAGGTCAAGGTCACGATCATGTTCCGTGGTCGCGAGCAGTCCCGGCCGGAGCTCGGCTTCCGGCTGCTGCAGAAGCTCGCCGACGACGTGACCGAGCTGGGCTTCGTGGAGTCGTCGCCCAAGCAGGACGGTCGCAACATGATCATGGTGCTGGCCCCGCACAAGAACGTGAAGCCGAAGGCCAAGGCCGAGGCGGCCCCCGAGGCGTAA
- a CDS encoding alpha/beta hydrolase, which produces MKRIVAAVAAVGLAAGLMAAAPAASADPGVQFTPAPIAWGPCASASLKANGAECGFLEVPMDYAKPGGAKVSVAVSRIKHKTAQSQGIMLVNPGGPGGSGLGLSVLGKYVPNHAGDNYDWIGFDPRGVGSSKPSISCDGNYFSYNRPAYVPTTPQLEKTWLARSKGYADACRKNGEILDHIKTTDVAQDMDSLRKALGEKQINYYGFSYGTYLGQVYSTLYPKNVRRMVLDGNVDPRKVWYEANLDQDVAFDKNIKIYFDWLASYDSVYHLGKTGGAVEKLWYDTQRKLAKNPAGGVIGGDEWTDVFLQAGYYVFGWVDMAKAFDGYVHKGDWQTLKALYDDSNPPGDDNGFAVYLGVQCTDVQWPTNWNKWRADNWITYFKAPFETWGNAWFNAPCVFWPAKAGKPVNIDGSKVAGALLISEELDAATPYAGSLEVRKRFPKSSLISAPGGTTHAGSLSGVSCVDDKIADYLATGALPKRQPGNHSDVQCSPIPPPVPDGAAAQKSDSSAKAAQEKQSTLAQLLHF; this is translated from the coding sequence GTGAAAAGAATCGTTGCCGCCGTCGCCGCCGTGGGGCTCGCGGCCGGGCTGATGGCCGCCGCGCCCGCCGCCTCGGCGGATCCCGGGGTGCAGTTCACCCCCGCGCCGATCGCCTGGGGGCCCTGCGCGTCGGCGAGCCTCAAGGCCAACGGCGCCGAGTGCGGCTTCCTCGAGGTGCCGATGGACTACGCGAAGCCGGGCGGGGCGAAGGTCTCCGTCGCGGTGTCGCGGATCAAGCACAAGACCGCGCAGTCCCAGGGCATCATGCTGGTGAACCCGGGTGGCCCCGGCGGCTCCGGCCTCGGGCTCTCGGTGCTCGGCAAGTACGTGCCGAACCACGCGGGTGACAACTACGACTGGATCGGCTTCGACCCGCGGGGCGTCGGGTCCAGCAAGCCGTCGATCAGCTGCGACGGGAACTACTTCAGCTACAACCGGCCGGCGTACGTGCCGACCACGCCGCAGCTGGAGAAGACGTGGCTCGCCCGCTCGAAGGGGTACGCCGACGCGTGCCGCAAGAACGGCGAGATCCTCGACCACATCAAGACGACCGACGTCGCGCAGGACATGGACAGCCTGCGCAAGGCGCTGGGCGAGAAGCAGATCAACTACTACGGCTTCTCCTACGGCACCTACCTCGGCCAGGTGTACAGCACGCTGTACCCGAAGAACGTCCGCCGGATGGTGCTCGACGGCAACGTCGACCCGCGGAAGGTCTGGTACGAGGCCAACCTCGACCAGGACGTCGCCTTCGACAAGAACATCAAGATCTACTTCGACTGGCTGGCGTCCTACGACAGCGTCTACCACCTCGGCAAGACCGGTGGTGCCGTCGAGAAGCTGTGGTACGACACCCAGCGCAAGCTCGCCAAGAACCCCGCGGGCGGGGTCATCGGCGGCGACGAGTGGACCGACGTCTTCCTGCAGGCCGGCTACTACGTCTTCGGCTGGGTCGACATGGCCAAGGCCTTCGACGGCTACGTGCACAAGGGTGACTGGCAGACGCTCAAGGCGCTCTACGACGACTCGAACCCGCCTGGCGACGACAACGGGTTCGCCGTCTACCTGGGCGTGCAGTGCACCGACGTGCAGTGGCCGACCAACTGGAACAAGTGGCGCGCCGACAACTGGATCACCTACTTCAAGGCCCCGTTCGAGACCTGGGGCAACGCCTGGTTCAACGCGCCTTGCGTGTTCTGGCCGGCGAAGGCGGGCAAGCCGGTGAACATCGACGGCAGCAAGGTGGCCGGTGCGCTGCTGATCAGCGAAGAGCTCGACGCCGCCACGCCGTACGCCGGCAGCCTCGAGGTCCGAAAGCGGTTCCCGAAGTCGAGCCTGATCAGCGCGCCGGGCGGCACCACGCACGCCGGTTCGCTGTCCGGGGTGTCCTGTGTGGACGACAAGATCGCCGACTACCTGGCCACCGGCGCCCTGCCGAAGCGCCAGCCCGGCAACCACTCGGACGTCCAGTGCAGCCCGATCCCGCCGCCGGTGCCCGACGGTGCCGCCGCGCAGAAGTCGGACAGCTCCGCGAAGGCCGCCCAGGAGAAGCAGAGCACGCTGGCCCAGCTGCTGCACTTCTGA
- the rpmI gene encoding 50S ribosomal protein L35 — protein sequence MPKMKTHSGTSKRIRVTGSGKLRRQKAGRRHLMEKKSNRLTRRLEGTTELAKTEAGRVKRLLGI from the coding sequence ATGCCGAAGATGAAGACCCACAGCGGGACGTCCAAGCGGATCCGCGTCACGGGCTCGGGCAAGCTGCGCCGCCAGAAGGCCGGCCGCCGCCACCTGATGGAGAAGAAGTCGAACCGCCTCACCCGCCGGCTCGAGGGCACCACCGAGCTGGCGAAGACCGAGGCCGGCCGCGTCAAGCGCCTGCTCGGCATCTGA
- a CDS encoding TrmH family RNA methyltransferase produces the protein MTGSFPRPGADPFTERTPRVVAARKLTRRAERDKTGRFLAEGANAVEAALAGGTVHELFVTARAAEQHADLVDAARAAGVGVSPITDRAADGLSETVTPQGIVAVCALLDRPLDEAVAAGARLVVVLVDVADPGNAGTVIRVADAAGADAVVLAGDTVDPHNGKCVRAAAGSLFHLPITRIRDVPAALAACSAAGLRTFAAHGYADAELDRVDLTAPTAWVFGNEAHGLPADVLDRTDLAVRIPLYGKAESLNLATAAAVCVYTSALAAHR, from the coding sequence CTGACCGGCAGCTTTCCCCGGCCCGGGGCGGATCCGTTCACCGAACGGACCCCCCGGGTCGTTGCTGCGCGCAAGCTGACGCGGCGCGCGGAACGCGACAAGACCGGCCGGTTCCTGGCCGAAGGCGCCAACGCCGTCGAGGCCGCGCTGGCCGGCGGCACGGTGCACGAGCTGTTCGTCACCGCCCGCGCGGCGGAGCAGCACGCGGACCTGGTCGACGCCGCCCGCGCGGCCGGCGTCGGGGTCTCGCCGATCACCGACCGCGCCGCCGACGGGCTGTCGGAAACCGTGACGCCCCAGGGCATCGTGGCCGTCTGCGCGCTGCTCGACCGGCCGCTCGACGAGGCCGTGGCAGCGGGCGCCCGGCTCGTCGTGGTGCTCGTCGACGTCGCCGACCCCGGCAACGCGGGCACGGTCATCCGCGTGGCCGACGCCGCGGGCGCCGACGCGGTCGTCCTGGCCGGCGACACCGTCGACCCGCACAACGGCAAGTGCGTCCGCGCCGCCGCCGGCAGCCTCTTCCACCTGCCGATCACGCGGATCCGGGACGTCCCCGCCGCGCTGGCCGCCTGCTCGGCCGCGGGCCTGCGGACGTTCGCCGCCCACGGCTACGCCGACGCCGAACTCGATCGGGTGGATCTCACCGCCCCGACCGCGTGGGTTTTCGGCAACGAGGCCCACGGCCTGCCCGCCGACGTCCTCGACCGGACGGACCTCGCGGTCCGCATCCCGCTGTACGGCAAGGCGGAAAGCCTCAACCTCGCCACCGCGGCGGCGGTCTGCGTCTACACGAGTGCGCTGGCGGCCCACCGCTAG
- a CDS encoding DUF6159 family protein, which yields MGKLARSYALFTASLRVLRAHKGLAWFTVLAGLAGLFVAGAFLTPAFFLSHVEITGGGRPTAGSWVLLAAFYLASAFVAVFFNAALISQADVALRGGVPGVGAGLAAAARRWPALLGWAAISATVSLVLRAIEERLGFLGQFVAGLIGLAWRLTTFLVLPVVVLEGAGVKAGVRRSVELFRRTWGENVAGGIGIGLIGFILSLAGYAVLVLAGFLLGGGAATLFVCLGLALAWSVLVAVFTSTLSGIYQTALYRYAAEGVVAGEFAEADFAGVFHAR from the coding sequence ATGGGCAAGCTGGCTCGTTCGTACGCGTTGTTCACCGCTTCCTTGCGGGTGCTGCGCGCCCACAAGGGCCTGGCCTGGTTCACGGTGCTGGCCGGCCTCGCCGGGCTGTTCGTCGCCGGGGCGTTCCTGACCCCGGCGTTCTTCCTCTCCCACGTCGAGATCACCGGCGGCGGCCGCCCCACGGCCGGGTCGTGGGTGCTGCTCGCCGCGTTCTACCTCGCTTCGGCGTTCGTCGCGGTCTTCTTCAACGCGGCGCTGATCTCCCAGGCCGACGTCGCGCTCCGCGGCGGCGTCCCGGGGGTCGGCGCGGGCCTGGCGGCGGCCGCGCGCCGGTGGCCGGCGCTGCTCGGCTGGGCCGCGATCTCCGCGACGGTCAGCCTGGTACTGCGTGCGATCGAGGAGCGGCTCGGCTTCCTCGGCCAGTTCGTCGCCGGGCTGATCGGCCTGGCCTGGCGGCTCACGACGTTCCTCGTGCTGCCGGTCGTCGTGCTCGAGGGCGCGGGCGTGAAGGCGGGCGTCCGGCGGTCGGTGGAGCTGTTCCGCCGGACCTGGGGCGAGAACGTCGCCGGCGGCATCGGGATCGGCCTGATCGGCTTCATCCTCAGCCTGGCGGGCTACGCCGTGCTCGTGCTCGCCGGCTTCCTGCTCGGCGGCGGCGCGGCCACTCTGTTCGTCTGCCTCGGCCTCGCGCTGGCCTGGTCGGTGCTGGTGGCCGTCTTCACCTCGACTTTGTCCGGCATCTACCAGACCGCGCTGTACCGCTACGCCGCCGAGGGCGTGGTGGCCGGCGAGTTCGCGGAGGCCGACTTCGCCGGGGTTTTCCACGCGCGTTGA
- a CDS encoding helix-turn-helix domain containing protein has protein sequence MSIIEERRTEIRAHETTYQIVVATRTDLDRAEPTPKVMITLEAGGPGGEPIAEGSLDLDVAVAATVADLVAEELLSATGAPRPTRRRSAGRPAQQGRPWNEEMDAELESRWIAGESVVEIATSFERTPGGIRARLPRVGCDPENPGCYLPVPPSRRTDLDGGEPS, from the coding sequence ATGTCGATCATCGAAGAGCGCCGGACCGAGATCCGGGCACACGAAACCACCTACCAGATCGTGGTCGCGACCAGGACGGACCTCGACCGCGCCGAACCGACCCCCAAGGTCATGATCACGCTCGAAGCCGGCGGCCCCGGCGGCGAGCCGATCGCCGAGGGCAGCCTCGACCTGGACGTCGCGGTCGCGGCCACGGTCGCCGACCTGGTCGCGGAGGAGTTGCTCTCCGCGACCGGCGCGCCCCGGCCGACGCGGCGAAGATCCGCCGGCCGCCCCGCCCAGCAAGGCCGCCCGTGGAACGAGGAGATGGACGCGGAGCTGGAAAGCCGCTGGATCGCGGGCGAGAGCGTCGTGGAAATCGCGACGTCGTTCGAGCGCACCCCCGGCGGCATCCGCGCCCGCCTGCCCCGCGTCGGCTGCGACCCGGAGAACCCGGGCTGCTACCTCCCCGTGCCGCCGAGCAGGCGCACGGACCTGGACGGAGGCGAGCCGAGCTGA
- a CDS encoding DNA alkylation repair protein translates to MSVDDRLVKAIRTGLAELADPVKAPAMQAYMKSAMPFRGVAKPQRSELLKRVLADHILPDRVTYSATVLELWRTAEFREERYAAIDLSGYRAYRGWQDAELIPVYEEMIVSGAWWDHVDELAIRRVGPILRAERARVTPVMLSWAADADLWRRRTAIICQVGAKEDTDTDLLTRTIEPAIGEPEFFLRKGIGWALREYAKTAPEWVRSFVDDHPGLSGLSRREALKHIG, encoded by the coding sequence ATGAGCGTGGACGATCGGCTGGTCAAGGCGATCCGCACCGGGCTGGCGGAGCTGGCCGACCCGGTGAAAGCGCCGGCGATGCAGGCGTACATGAAGTCGGCGATGCCGTTCCGCGGGGTGGCGAAACCGCAGCGCAGCGAGCTGCTCAAGCGGGTACTGGCCGACCACATACTGCCCGATCGGGTGACATATTCAGCGACCGTCCTGGAGTTGTGGCGGACCGCCGAATTCCGCGAAGAGCGCTACGCGGCCATAGATCTTTCCGGGTATCGGGCGTACCGGGGGTGGCAGGACGCGGAACTGATCCCGGTGTACGAGGAAATGATCGTCAGCGGGGCCTGGTGGGACCACGTGGACGAGCTCGCGATCCGCCGGGTCGGGCCGATCCTGCGGGCCGAGCGCGCCCGGGTCACGCCGGTGATGCTGAGCTGGGCGGCCGACGCCGACCTGTGGCGCCGGCGGACGGCGATCATCTGCCAGGTCGGCGCGAAGGAGGACACCGACACGGACCTGCTCACCCGCACGATCGAACCGGCGATCGGCGAGCCGGAGTTCTTCCTGCGCAAGGGAATCGGGTGGGCTTTGCGGGAGTACGCGAAGACGGCGCCGGAGTGGGTGCGGTCCTTCGTGGACGACCACCCGGGGTTGTCCGGGCTGTCGCGGAGGGAGGCGCTCAAGCACATCGGCTGA
- the rplT gene encoding 50S ribosomal protein L20, with translation MARVKRAVNAQKKRRATLELASGYRGQRSRLYRKAKEQTLHSLNYAYRDRRARKGDFRQLWITRINAAARANGVTYNRFIQGIKAAGVEVDRKILADLAVNDAAAFTALAELAKANVNTEAKSA, from the coding sequence GTGGCACGCGTCAAGCGGGCGGTCAACGCCCAGAAGAAGCGTCGCGCAACTCTCGAACTGGCCAGCGGCTACCGCGGCCAGCGTTCGCGGCTGTACCGCAAGGCCAAGGAGCAGACGCTTCACTCGCTCAACTACGCCTACCGGGACCGCCGTGCCCGCAAGGGTGACTTCCGCCAGCTGTGGATCACCCGCATCAACGCGGCGGCCCGCGCCAACGGCGTGACCTACAACCGGTTCATCCAGGGCATCAAGGCCGCGGGTGTCGAGGTCGACCGCAAGATCCTCGCGGACCTCGCCGTCAACGACGCCGCCGCCTTCACCGCGCTGGCCGAGCTCGCCAAGGCCAACGTGAACACCGAAGCGAAGTCGGCCTGA
- a CDS encoding DUF1844 domain-containing protein: MSEQPPEQPPYSARQLEEIPSVEVISRAAVMLLSAGAERLGLADADPETSPHRDLDEARRLITALAGLVTASAEYLGLHAGPLRDGLQSLQKAFREASVVPDPPGQGPGEKYTGPVY; the protein is encoded by the coding sequence GTGTCAGAACAACCCCCCGAACAGCCCCCCTATTCCGCCCGGCAGCTCGAGGAGATCCCGAGCGTGGAGGTGATCAGCCGCGCGGCCGTGATGCTGCTGTCGGCCGGCGCCGAACGGCTCGGTCTCGCCGACGCCGACCCGGAGACCTCCCCGCACCGCGACCTCGACGAGGCCCGCCGGCTGATCACCGCGCTCGCCGGGCTGGTGACCGCGTCCGCCGAGTACCTGGGCCTGCACGCCGGCCCGTTGCGCGACGGCCTGCAGTCGCTCCAGAAGGCGTTCCGCGAGGCTTCGGTCGTGCCCGATCCCCCCGGCCAGGGTCCCGGGGAAAAGTACACCGGCCCCGTCTACTGA
- a CDS encoding GntR family transcriptional regulator encodes MLDVSLSKVTRPLLRDEAYDRIRQAIVDGSLPPGAPLRDGDLAEQLGLSKAPVREALRRLADDGLVDSKPQSYTRVSDVMSRDVVDARQIVRVLHEFAVREAAARCRPADVAAMRAANDRFAKAIEAGDIAAAVRADDELHDIPVRLAGNAAVAATLDRYTPLLRRLEHARFSSALAWNSVLRHTKLIDALEAHDAATAVSVISTIWTDLLEDR; translated from the coding sequence ATGTTAGATGTGAGTCTCTCGAAGGTCACCCGCCCACTGCTGCGAGACGAGGCGTACGACCGCATCCGCCAGGCCATCGTCGACGGCTCGCTGCCACCCGGCGCCCCCCTGCGGGACGGCGACCTCGCCGAGCAGCTCGGGCTCTCGAAGGCACCCGTCCGGGAAGCACTCCGGCGGCTGGCCGACGACGGGCTCGTCGACTCCAAGCCGCAGAGCTACACGCGCGTCTCCGACGTCATGTCCCGCGACGTCGTCGACGCCCGGCAGATCGTGCGCGTGCTGCACGAGTTCGCCGTGCGGGAGGCGGCCGCGAGGTGCCGGCCGGCCGACGTCGCCGCGATGCGCGCGGCCAACGACCGGTTCGCGAAGGCCATCGAAGCCGGAGATATCGCGGCCGCCGTGCGGGCGGACGACGAACTGCACGACATCCCCGTGCGGCTGGCCGGCAACGCCGCCGTCGCCGCGACCCTCGACCGCTACACCCCCCTGCTGCGCCGGCTGGAGCACGCCCGGTTCAGCTCGGCGCTGGCCTGGAACTCGGTGCTGCGCCACACGAAGCTCATCGACGCCCTCGAAGCCCACGACGCCGCCACCGCCGTCTCCGTGATCTCCACCATCTGGACCGACCTCCTGGAGGACCGATGA
- the pheS gene encoding phenylalanine--tRNA ligase subunit alpha, translating into MSGAKEKEAQGAVLAPETLQEAVKAAEAAFAAATGLEALAEVKPAHLGDQAPVGLARREIGALPKQEKAEAGKRVNEARQAVQAAFDARRAELQVERDERVLREEAVDVTLPWDRVPRGARHPISTISERVADAFVAMGYEVAEGPELEAEWFNFDALNFGKDHPARQLQDTFYVGEEDSGLVLRTHTSPVQARTLLHRDLPVYVVCPGRTYRTDELDSTHTPVFTQVEGLAVDKGITMAHLKGTLDAFARAMFGESSKTRLRPHFFPFTEPSAEVDVWFEEKKGGPGWVEWGGCGMVNPNVLRACGVDPDVYSGFAFGMGIERTLQFRNGIPDMRDMVEGDVRFTLPFGTEA; encoded by the coding sequence ATGTCCGGAGCCAAGGAAAAGGAAGCCCAGGGCGCGGTATTGGCCCCCGAGACGCTGCAGGAGGCGGTCAAGGCCGCCGAAGCGGCGTTCGCCGCCGCGACCGGGCTCGAGGCGCTGGCCGAGGTCAAGCCGGCGCACCTCGGTGACCAGGCCCCGGTGGGCCTGGCCCGCCGCGAGATCGGCGCCCTGCCCAAGCAGGAGAAGGCCGAGGCGGGCAAGCGCGTCAACGAGGCCCGGCAGGCCGTCCAGGCGGCCTTCGACGCCCGCCGCGCCGAGCTCCAGGTGGAGCGCGACGAGCGGGTCCTGCGGGAAGAGGCCGTCGACGTCACCCTGCCGTGGGACCGCGTCCCGCGGGGCGCCCGCCACCCGATCAGCACCATCTCCGAGCGCGTCGCGGACGCGTTCGTCGCGATGGGCTACGAGGTCGCCGAGGGCCCGGAGCTCGAAGCCGAGTGGTTCAACTTCGACGCGCTGAACTTCGGCAAGGACCACCCGGCCCGCCAGCTGCAGGACACGTTCTACGTCGGCGAAGAGGACTCCGGCCTGGTGCTGCGCACGCACACCTCGCCGGTGCAGGCCCGCACGCTGCTGCACCGCGACCTGCCGGTGTACGTCGTCTGCCCGGGCCGGACGTACCGGACCGACGAGCTGGACTCGACGCACACCCCGGTGTTCACCCAGGTCGAAGGCCTCGCGGTGGACAAGGGCATCACCATGGCGCACCTCAAGGGCACCCTGGACGCCTTCGCCCGCGCGATGTTCGGCGAGAGCTCCAAGACCCGCCTGCGCCCGCACTTCTTCCCGTTCACCGAGCCGTCCGCCGAGGTCGACGTCTGGTTCGAGGAGAAGAAGGGCGGCCCCGGCTGGGTCGAGTGGGGCGGCTGCGGCATGGTCAACCCGAACGTGCTGCGCGCCTGCGGCGTCGACCCCGACGTGTACTCGGGCTTCGCCTTCGGCATGGGCATCGAGCGCACCCTGCAGTTCCGCAACGGGATCCCGGACATGCGCGACATGGTGGAAGGCGACGTCCGCTTCACCCTTCCCTTCGGAACGGAGGCGTAG